The following DNA comes from Chryseobacterium gallinarum.
CTGCTGCTGTTGTGCCAATACCCGGATTGCATTTGCATTTCCCTCAAAATTAACCAGATCTGCCCATTCCTTTTCATTGAATTTAGCTTTCAGGTCTTTTTCGTTTCTTTCAAAATAACTGGCAATAGCATCTTCACCGGAATGCCCGAAAGCCGGATTTCCCACATCATGGCATAAGCACGCTGCAGCAATAACATTTCCTAAATTATATAAGTAAAAATTTCTGGATTCTTCTGTAAGCTCGTTTTTAAAATCTTCAGCAATAAATTCACCGATAATACTTCCTAAGCTTCGCCCTACCGACGATACTTCCAAAGAATGTGTCAGCCTGTTATGAACAAATACACTTCCGGGAAGCGGAAAAACCTGGGTTTTATTTTGCAGCCTCCTGAAGGCTGAAGAAAAAATAATTCTATCAAAATCCCTCTGAAAATCAGTTCTCGAAGCTTTGGTATGTGGATTGTTTCCTGTACGCTGATTGGTGAAAATCTGGTTTAAATTCATCATTTTTCAAAATTACTTCAAATTTTAGTTTTACGGAATACTATTTAAATTTTATTACACAGAATCATCATTTAAAAGGCGGATTATTTCTTTCGGCATTCAGCAAAAGTCATCTATATTTCTCAAAAGATGAAAAAGGTGATTCTAAAAACAGAACAAAAGTAGTAATCCACTCACTTTAATTTACTATATGCTTTTACGGAATAATATTTGGACTTTCCTTCTTAAATAGTAATGCTATGCCTGAAGGTCCCTCAATAATTTTAATGAAAGAAAGCCTGCAGCCTTTTGTTGGAAAACAAGTAACAGAAGCTTCGGGCAATGCTAAATTTGACAAAGATCCGTTTCTTGGTCAGACTCTTATGGAAATCCGTACATTCGGAAAGCAAACTTATCTGGTTTTTGAAAAAGCTGCGATTCGTATTCATCTATTAATGTTTGGTTCTTACAGTATTGATGAACAGACAAAGCCGGATCAGAGTTTGCGGTTAGCCCTCATTTTTCCTGCAGGTGGAATGTATTTTTACACGTGTTCTGTAAAAGCTGTTGGAACTGAATATTTATCTGAAATCGACTGGGAAGCTGATGTGATGAGCGATCGGTGGGATCCTTCAAAGGCAGAAAAAAAATTGAAGGCCAATCCTGAAATGATGGTTTGTGATGCTTTGATGAACCAGGATATTTTTTCAGGTGTCGGAAATATTATTAAAAATGAAGTGCTTTTCAGAATCGGAGTGCAGCCTGAAAGCCTGGTCGGTAATCTTCCTGCTCAAAAAAGAAAAGAACTTATTGCCGAATCCAGAAATTACAGTTTTGATTTCCTGGAATGGAAGAGGGAATTTACGCTAAAAAAACATTGGCTTGTTCATACAAAATCCATATGTCCGACGTGTGGTCAGAAGCTTATTAAAAAGCAAACCGGTAAAGGAAAAAGGAGAAGTTTCTATTGTGAGCAGGATCAGGAACTGTATTAATATAAAGAACATTTTGATCAGTCTGAATTAAGAAGTCCCCCCGCAAATCTTGTGAAAAAATCTGACCTGTAGACTTCCCCGAGAGGAATTTCCGATTCATCAATATAAATACTGTGGTTGTCAAATGAATCAATATAATCTGTATTCACTACAAAAGATTTACTGACTCTTAAAAAAGTTTCTCCTGAAATCTTCTGATGAATGGTTTTCAGATTCATTGCTGTGATCAGTTTTTGTTGTTTAGTGTGGATCACAACATAATCTTTCAGTCCTTCAATAAATTTAATCTCTGAAAAACTGATTTTATAAAATCTCCGCTCTGCTTTGATAAATAAAAAATCTTTTGTATTTGACTCTACCGTGCTCTTTACGGTATCCCTGGACAAAAGTTCCGTATACAATACTGCTTTATCAATAGCTTTTTCCAGCCTTTGAGGATCGATAGGCTTCAGCAGATAATCTACCGCTTCCAGTTCATAACTTTTCAGCGCATATTGGGCATAGGCAGTTGTAAAAATGATTAATGATTTTTTAGGTAACATTTCTGCAAATTCCAGGCCTGTCACTAAAGGCATTTCAATATCCAGGAAAATAAGATCCGCATCGTTATCTTTGAGAAATTCCAGTGCTGAAGGCGCATTGGAAAATTCACCAAGGATATCAATTTTTGAGGTTTCATGGATCAATGATCGCATTTCCGCTCTTGCCAGAGGCTCATCATCTATAATAATACAATTCATACCGCAATTTTTAAAATAACAGAAAATTCTTTATTCTCTGAAATGATATTCAACTCAAATTCATCGTTATAAAGAAGTTCAAGCCTTCTTTTAATATTGGCCAGTCCCAGCCCGCTGTTCTTTTTATCTGAAACGGAATAATCCGGGTTCCTGGAGTTGATACAGGTAAAACTAAGCTCTTTTCCTTCAACTTTTATCAGAATCCGTACATAAGATTCTTTCCCACTGATATCCACACTATGTTTCACCGCATTTTCAACAAAGGTGGTAAATAAATTCGGGGGGACAAAGATTCCGTTGATGGTTCTTTTATCTGCTTCCGTATGAATATAAAAATTAAAATTCTCACGCCTTATTTTTTCAAGGTTCAAAAAATTAGAGAGAAAATCGATTTCTGAAGTCAGCAAGGTTTTTTCTTCGCTATTCTCATAAAGCTGGTATCTGAGAAACTCTGAAAGCTTGACAATTACCACAGAGGCTTTATCAGGATCTGTTCTGATAAGTGCCTTCACATTATTCAGCATATTAAACAGGAAATGAGGATTGATCTGGTTTCTAAGCTCATTCAACTCCATATTCAGGGTGAGATTACTCAGCTCATTGATCCGTTTATTATCACTGATCCATTTCTGTAAAAGCTTCACAGTTGTTGTAGTTAAAATAATTGGAATACACATCAGCACGCCTTCATAGATTCCCCCCTTTTCGTTTGCCCTATGGGTATTTCCAATCCTGAAATCGGCAAAAATACATTTAAAACCATATCCGATGATATTAAGTCCTATTACCCCCATAAGCACCAGTACTACAAGATAGGTAACATATTGTGTCTTAAAAAAGAACCGTGGGACCAGAATATAAATATTAATATAAACCATAGCAATGAGTATAGCATATACGAAAAACAGGACATAGTATTGATATACCCCGGAATAGGAATGCCAAAACCTGGCACTATACAACAGGAAAAAAAAGAAAATAAGGAATAGCAGATGCCTGCGGGTTTTGTAGCGGCTTTCTATCAGAAAGTCCATTACAAGTGTTTCCTTAAACTTCCATGGGCTGAAATTCATACGGCTCAGATTCTTTAGTGTTACAAAAATAGGTAATACCGTTGCTCAGATCTATACTATTATACAAAATCCTTATTTTATTATACCAATTATAGATCCGGATTTCGTATAAAATAACCGCCGTTTTGTATAAAAATAAATTTCATCACTGTTATTCTGGCTTTCTTTGCGCTGTATAATTGATGCATATGGAATTAGCCGTTTTTCAGGAATTAACTCAGGAAATAACTTCGGAATGTTTTTTTATGACAGAATCGCAACAGGAAGAAAAAGTAATACAACTTATCGATCTTCATCATTTTATTGAGTGTTTTGATTCCACAATAGAGATCCTCAGCTACATCCACCATCCTATTAACATTATAAAGCATAACGGAAGTACAAAGGGCATTTTGTTTTATGACAGGAACCATTGCACATTGCCGGACTGTAATGCTTCTGAAGAGTTTAAAAAAAGAAACGGGCTTTCAGAGCTTTGGTTTGTATTTGTAGAAGAAGGAGCTGTTACCGATACCGCTCATCATCTTGATTGTATTATTGAAAATGGTCTGGATATATTCTATGATAAAATATTCCTTTTCAATTTTTTCCAGTCGGTCATTCAATCATTCACTGTAACCTCACAAAATAACGATTAGAAATGCTTATTGACAACCCATTAAAATTTTATAAGATATATTTTTTTAAACAATATATATTCTGTACGAAATTAAAAAAAAATTAAAATTTCTACCCAAACGTATTTAACCATTCTTTGAAAATATAATCAAAAGACTAGTTCTACATCGAATACATTATTCGGTAACGTAACATTGTTCCCCTCTTTTTATTAAAAAATATTATTCCCTGCTATAAAATTTAGTGGGTGGATAAACATGTATCATTAAAACGAAAGAATATGGCTATACCGAAACAGATATTTCAGACTTTTAAAACAAAAAAACTACCTTTGATTACAAGATTTCACATCTGGAATATAAAAAGGAGAAATCCGGAATACCGCTATTTTTTCTATGACGATCATGATATTGAAAAATTTATCACTGAAGAATTTCCTCCTGAATACATTGAAAGCTACCGGAAACTAACCATTGGAGCCGCCAAAGCTGATTTCTTCAGATATGCTATCCTCTATAAAAAGGGAGGGGTATACCTGGATATAGACAGTGCAATAACCAAACCGCTGAGACAGCTTATTAAAGAAGACGATGAAGCCGTGATCAGTGCGGAAAGACACGAAAATTTATATGTACAATGGGGGCTCATTTTTAATAAAAACCATCCTTTTTTGAAATATACCCTGGAACTGATGCTTGATAATATACAAAACCACCGTTATCCGAATAATATCCATGCCACTACAGGCCCCACCGTATTCAGTGAAGGGATCAGACAAGCTTTACAAGAACA
Coding sequences within:
- a CDS encoding sensor histidine kinase; protein product: MNFSPWKFKETLVMDFLIESRYKTRRHLLFLIFFFFLLYSARFWHSYSGVYQYYVLFFVYAILIAMVYINIYILVPRFFFKTQYVTYLVVLVLMGVIGLNIIGYGFKCIFADFRIGNTHRANEKGGIYEGVLMCIPIILTTTTVKLLQKWISDNKRINELSNLTLNMELNELRNQINPHFLFNMLNNVKALIRTDPDKASVVIVKLSEFLRYQLYENSEEKTLLTSEIDFLSNFLNLEKIRRENFNFYIHTEADKRTINGIFVPPNLFTTFVENAVKHSVDISGKESYVRILIKVEGKELSFTCINSRNPDYSVSDKKNSGLGLANIKRRLELLYNDEFELNIISENKEFSVILKIAV
- a CDS encoding LytR/AlgR family response regulator transcription factor → MNCIIIDDEPLARAEMRSLIHETSKIDILGEFSNAPSALEFLKDNDADLIFLDIEMPLVTGLEFAEMLPKKSLIIFTTAYAQYALKSYELEAVDYLLKPIDPQRLEKAIDKAVLYTELLSRDTVKSTVESNTKDFLFIKAERRFYKISFSEIKFIEGLKDYVVIHTKQQKLITAMNLKTIHQKISGETFLRVSKSFVVNTDYIDSFDNHSIYIDESEIPLGEVYRSDFFTRFAGGLLNSD
- a CDS encoding DNA-formamidopyrimidine glycosylase family protein, with protein sequence MPEGPSIILMKESLQPFVGKQVTEASGNAKFDKDPFLGQTLMEIRTFGKQTYLVFEKAAIRIHLLMFGSYSIDEQTKPDQSLRLALIFPAGGMYFYTCSVKAVGTEYLSEIDWEADVMSDRWDPSKAEKKLKANPEMMVCDALMNQDIFSGVGNIIKNEVLFRIGVQPESLVGNLPAQKRKELIAESRNYSFDFLEWKREFTLKKHWLVHTKSICPTCGQKLIKKQTGKGKRRSFYCEQDQELY
- a CDS encoding glycosyltransferase family 32 protein; translated protein: MAIPKQIFQTFKTKKLPLITRFHIWNIKRRNPEYRYFFYDDHDIEKFITEEFPPEYIESYRKLTIGAAKADFFRYAILYKKGGVYLDIDSAITKPLRQLIKEDDEAVISAERHENLYVQWGLIFNKNHPFLKYTLELMLDNIQNHRYPNNIHATTGPTVFSEGIRQALQEHPDIPYTLFEGIEFRGYLQFKYKLGKFFLYKSKSLHWKKLQMKQDIIA